A stretch of Acipenser ruthenus chromosome 1, fAciRut3.2 maternal haplotype, whole genome shotgun sequence DNA encodes these proteins:
- the zfand5a gene encoding AN1-type zinc finger protein 5a isoform X2 has protein sequence MAQETNQSPVLCAMGCGFYGNPRTSGMCSVCYKEHLQRQQSSGRISPMGTSSVSNSPTSDASAIQRIEASLSNSEAISASMADTSRGVPAASLPVTQQMTEMSISREENVTTPKAEAAEPVVTQPTASASHPSAPGSDEATAPELPKTRKNRCFMCRKKVGLTGFGCRCGNLFCGLHRYSDQHNCPYDYKAEAAEKIRKENPVVVADKIQRI, from the exons ATGGCCCAGGAGACAAACCAGAGCCCAGTGTTGTGCGCTATGGGCTGCGGCTTTTATGGTAATCCTAGGACAAGTGGGATGTGCTCGGTATGCTACAAGGAGCACCTGCAGAGGCAGCAAAGCAGTGGCAGAATTAGTCCAATGG GTACTAGCAGTGTTTCCAATAGTCCTACCTCAGACGCTTCCGCTATCCAGAGAATAGAAGCTAGTTTAAGTAACTCGGAAGCCATTTCCGCCAGCATGGCTGACACATCAAG AGGTGTGCCGGCAGCTTCATTGCCTGTGACGCAACAAATGACAGAAATGAGCATTTCCAGAGAGGAAAATGTCACAACACCAAAAGCTGAGGCAGCAGAACCAG TTGTAACTCAGCCTACTGCATCAGCTTCCCACCCCAGTGCACCAGGAAGTGATGAAGCAACAGCCCCAGAACTGCCCAAAACAAGGAAGAACAGGTGTTTCATGTGTAGAAAGAAGGTTGGCCTAACAG GTTTCGGTTGTCGCTGTGGAAATTTGTTCTGTGGACTTCACCGATACTCTGACCAGCACAACTGTCCATATGATTACAAAGCAGAAGCTGCAGAAAAGATCAGGAAAGAAAACCCTGTTGTTGTAGCTGACAAGATCCAGAGAATATAA